From Bradyrhizobium sp. NDS-1, the proteins below share one genomic window:
- a CDS encoding FAD-dependent oxidoreductase gives MMPAHETYDVIVIGAGAGGMTAAAVAAAEGLRVLVIEKTAFVGGTTAWSGGMVWIPANAKMKEAGLSDSVADAVQYLSSTVPEPANAGLRAAFLARGPEAVAWLEANTELRLQPVKACPDYYPERLGATAGRVLEPIAFDGARLGKAFARLRPPLPEFTLLGGMMVNPIDIPHLRKAGRSLRSTLRAARLVSEYALQRLRSQRGTTLHLGNALAGRLYASLLARRVEILFGADVEDLLMQGDRVAGVVICHGSRDRPIAARRGVVLATGGFSHDAVLRKRFFPAAAGFVSATNSSARGDGLRLAATVGAALNTDATSPAYWAPASLFLRADGSRGVYPHMATDRAKPGVIAVNAAGRRFVNEALSYHEFVLAMLRDGNREPALPFYLICDRAFLWAYGLGRIKPFTRRYRRFVASGELIEAPDIVELATRIGVKPSVLTATIASYNADAKEGRDGEFGRGSTVYQRHLGDIRHKPNPCVAPITRAPFFAMRIHPADLGTAIGMKVDALARVLREDGTPVAGLYACGNDMGSIMNGNCPGPGIMLGPALTFGYIAGRHLAEGTAVAASSSAAKASF, from the coding sequence ATGATGCCGGCGCATGAGACCTACGACGTCATTGTCATCGGCGCCGGTGCCGGTGGCATGACGGCGGCGGCCGTGGCCGCTGCCGAAGGCCTGCGCGTGCTGGTGATCGAGAAGACCGCGTTCGTCGGCGGCACCACCGCCTGGTCCGGCGGGATGGTCTGGATCCCCGCCAATGCCAAGATGAAGGAGGCAGGGCTCTCCGACAGCGTCGCTGATGCCGTTCAATATTTGTCGAGCACGGTGCCCGAGCCCGCCAATGCCGGCCTGCGCGCCGCCTTCCTCGCGCGCGGGCCGGAGGCGGTCGCCTGGCTCGAAGCCAACACCGAACTGCGGCTCCAGCCGGTGAAGGCCTGTCCGGACTATTATCCGGAACGGCTGGGAGCGACCGCGGGCCGCGTGCTTGAGCCGATCGCGTTCGATGGTGCGCGGCTCGGCAAGGCTTTTGCGCGATTGCGGCCGCCGCTGCCGGAGTTCACATTGTTGGGCGGGATGATGGTCAACCCGATCGACATTCCACACCTGCGGAAGGCGGGAAGATCGCTGCGTTCGACCCTGCGCGCGGCACGGCTGGTTTCCGAATATGCATTGCAGCGGCTGCGCAGCCAGCGCGGCACGACGCTGCATCTCGGCAATGCGCTTGCTGGGCGACTGTACGCGTCGCTGCTGGCGCGGCGGGTTGAGATTCTCTTCGGCGCCGACGTCGAAGACCTGTTGATGCAGGGCGATCGTGTCGCGGGCGTGGTGATCTGTCATGGCTCCCGTGACCGCCCAATTGCAGCGCGTCGCGGCGTGGTTCTCGCGACCGGCGGCTTCTCGCACGACGCCGTGTTGCGCAAGCGTTTCTTCCCGGCGGCAGCCGGATTTGTTTCGGCGACGAACTCATCAGCGAGGGGCGACGGACTTCGGCTTGCGGCCACAGTCGGCGCCGCCCTCAACACGGACGCGACCAGCCCGGCCTATTGGGCGCCGGCCTCGCTGTTCCTCCGCGCCGACGGCAGCCGCGGCGTGTATCCGCATATGGCGACCGACCGCGCCAAGCCCGGCGTGATCGCGGTCAATGCCGCGGGCCGGCGTTTCGTCAACGAGGCGCTGTCGTACCACGAATTCGTTCTCGCCATGCTCCGTGATGGCAATCGCGAGCCGGCCCTGCCGTTCTACCTGATCTGCGACCGCGCGTTCCTGTGGGCTTACGGCCTCGGTCGCATCAAGCCGTTCACGCGCCGCTATCGGCGTTTTGTGGCGAGCGGCGAGTTGATCGAGGCTCCTGATATCGTAGAGCTCGCGACCAGGATCGGCGTCAAGCCGTCCGTTCTCACGGCGACGATCGCGAGCTACAACGCCGATGCAAAGGAGGGCCGCGACGGCGAATTCGGCCGCGGCAGCACCGTCTACCAGCGCCACCTCGGCGATATCAGGCACAAGCCCAACCCCTGCGTCGCGCCGATCACCCGCGCGCCGTTCTTCGCGATGCGTATCCATCCGGCGGACCTCGGCACCGCGATCGGCATGAAGGTCGATGCGCTGGCCCGCGTGCTGCGCGAGGACGGCACGCCGGTTGCCGGCCTCTATGCCTGCGGCAACGACATGGGCTCGATCATGAACGGAAACTGTCCGGGACCGGGGATCATGCTCGGCCCGGCGCTGACGTTCGGATATATCGCAGGCCGGCATCTGGCGGAGGGGACGGCGGTGGCAGCGTCGTCGAGTGCCGCGAAGGCGTCTTTCTGA
- a CDS encoding S1C family serine protease: MLDFTSDIVDDASSSRTTASVPADDRVLLDAYSNAVIDVTDRVGPAVVRVETGPKVPDRRERGGLGSGIVISPDGLVLTNSHVVGSSREIRLRDVEGHVGEAQVLGVDPDTDLALLRADGVRHLPYAALGNSKTLRRGQLVIAIGNPLGFESTVTAGVVSALGRSIRSVSGRTIEDVIQTDAALNPGNSGGPLLSSNAEVIGINTAIINGAQGICFAVASNTAQFVLSEIIRHGYVRRAYIGVAGQTAPIPRRHAVLAGIDNKMGALLAQIEPDGPAANAGLLPGDVVIRLDGVEINGVDDLIRVLDRDRIGRRLAMDVLRLGRLRAIEIDPIERKPRRST, from the coding sequence ATGCTGGATTTCACCTCAGATATCGTCGATGACGCTTCGTCATCGCGAACGACAGCGTCTGTGCCGGCCGATGATCGGGTCTTGCTGGACGCCTATTCCAATGCCGTGATCGACGTGACCGACCGCGTCGGACCTGCTGTCGTGCGGGTGGAGACCGGGCCGAAAGTGCCTGATAGACGCGAGCGCGGCGGGCTCGGCTCCGGCATCGTGATCTCGCCGGACGGACTCGTTCTCACCAACAGCCATGTGGTCGGCTCTTCCAGGGAGATCCGGCTGCGGGACGTCGAGGGCCACGTGGGCGAGGCGCAGGTGCTCGGCGTTGATCCTGACACCGATCTTGCGCTGCTGCGCGCTGACGGCGTGCGCCATTTGCCCTATGCCGCGCTCGGCAACTCCAAGACCTTGCGGCGCGGCCAGCTCGTGATCGCGATCGGCAACCCGCTCGGCTTCGAATCGACCGTCACGGCTGGCGTGGTCTCGGCGCTCGGACGTTCGATCCGCTCGGTCAGTGGTCGCACCATCGAGGACGTGATCCAGACCGATGCCGCGCTCAACCCTGGTAATTCCGGCGGCCCGCTGCTGTCCTCGAATGCCGAGGTGATCGGCATCAACACGGCCATCATCAACGGCGCCCAAGGCATCTGCTTCGCAGTCGCCAGCAACACCGCGCAATTCGTGCTGTCGGAGATCATCCGCCACGGCTATGTTCGCCGCGCCTATATCGGCGTCGCCGGGCAGACCGCACCGATCCCGCGACGGCATGCCGTGCTGGCCGGCATCGACAACAAGATGGGCGCGCTGCTCGCGCAGATCGAGCCGGACGGTCCGGCGGCCAATGCCGGCCTGTTGCCCGGCGACGTCGTGATCAGGCTCGACGGCGTCGAGATCAACGGCGTCGACGATCTGATCCGTGTGCTCGACCGCGACCGGATCGGCCGGCGGCTTGCCATGGACGTGCTGCGGCTCGGCCGACTGCGGGCGATCGAGATCGACCCGATCGAGCGCAAGCCGCGACGCAGCACATGA
- a CDS encoding GMC family oxidoreductase, with amino-acid sequence MKDPVDVLIIGAGASGAAVAWSLAETKMHILCLEQGGWMNPAEYPSTGRDWEAKFYGEWSSSPNVRGRPEDYPVNDDNSPIKVVNYNAVGGSTVMYTAHWPRLHPSDFKAKTLDGIADDWPIDYDALSPFFEENDRMMGTSGLSGDPLSPLTHPPMPQQPLGLSGAIIGKAMNKLGWHWWPSDTTVATMDYEGRARCINLGHCTPACAQGAKSSTDITYWPHAIRAGVELRTHCRVREITTDENGMASGVVYYDKDGVEQFQPAHVVIIACNGVGTPRLLLNSASGRFPNGLANSSGLVGKNLMFHPYAQIYGYVKEPTDSNRAPPTCLWSKEWYDTDLSRGFVRGFGVQFVRGAGPVFEAVVSEQKGILPWGEDHHRVFRKLNGHRLGFSAICEDLPEEHNRVTLDPVLKDSHGIPAPKIDYTISENSQRMMDYALARGREILETAGATDICVNSPIPWGGWHLLGTARMGADPERSVVNEWGRTHDVKNLFIVDGSIFVTSGGVNPTSTIQALALYIADQMKQRLANLFD; translated from the coding sequence ATGAAAGACCCCGTGGACGTCCTGATCATCGGCGCCGGCGCTTCGGGCGCTGCGGTAGCGTGGTCGCTGGCCGAGACCAAGATGCACATTCTCTGCCTGGAGCAGGGCGGCTGGATGAACCCGGCGGAATATCCAAGCACGGGCCGCGACTGGGAGGCGAAGTTCTACGGCGAATGGTCGTCAAGCCCCAACGTGCGTGGCCGGCCCGAGGACTATCCCGTTAACGACGACAATTCCCCGATCAAGGTCGTCAACTACAACGCGGTCGGCGGCTCCACGGTGATGTACACCGCGCACTGGCCGCGGCTGCATCCCTCCGACTTCAAGGCGAAGACGCTCGACGGCATCGCCGACGACTGGCCGATCGACTATGACGCACTGAGCCCGTTTTTCGAAGAGAACGACCGCATGATGGGCACATCCGGCTTGTCAGGCGATCCGCTCTCGCCGCTGACGCATCCGCCGATGCCGCAGCAGCCGCTCGGATTGTCCGGCGCCATCATCGGCAAAGCCATGAACAAGCTCGGCTGGCACTGGTGGCCGTCCGACACCACGGTCGCGACGATGGACTATGAGGGCCGCGCGCGCTGCATCAATCTCGGCCATTGCACGCCGGCCTGCGCGCAAGGGGCAAAGTCGTCCACCGACATCACCTATTGGCCGCATGCGATCCGCGCGGGCGTCGAGCTGCGCACACATTGCCGGGTGCGCGAGATCACCACCGACGAGAACGGCATGGCTTCGGGCGTGGTCTATTACGACAAGGACGGCGTCGAGCAGTTCCAGCCCGCGCATGTCGTCATCATCGCCTGCAACGGCGTCGGCACGCCGCGGCTGCTCTTGAACTCGGCCTCAGGCCGCTTTCCGAACGGGCTGGCAAATTCGTCCGGCCTCGTCGGCAAGAACCTGATGTTTCACCCCTATGCGCAGATCTACGGCTATGTGAAGGAGCCGACCGACAGCAACCGCGCGCCGCCGACCTGCCTGTGGAGCAAGGAATGGTATGACACGGATCTCTCGCGCGGCTTCGTCCGGGGCTTCGGCGTCCAGTTCGTGCGCGGGGCCGGGCCGGTGTTCGAGGCCGTCGTCAGCGAGCAGAAGGGCATTCTGCCATGGGGCGAAGATCATCACCGCGTCTTCCGCAAGCTCAACGGTCATCGCTTGGGATTCTCCGCGATCTGCGAGGACCTGCCGGAGGAGCACAATCGCGTCACGCTCGATCCGGTGCTGAAGGACAGCCACGGCATTCCCGCGCCGAAGATCGACTACACGATCAGCGAGAACAGTCAAAGGATGATGGATTATGCGCTCGCGCGCGGCCGAGAGATTCTCGAGACCGCAGGTGCGACCGACATCTGCGTCAACTCGCCGATCCCCTGGGGCGGCTGGCATCTGCTCGGCACCGCGCGGATGGGCGCCGACCCCGAACGCTCCGTCGTCAACGAATGGGGCCGCACGCACGACGTGAAGAATCTGTTCATCGTCGATGGCAGCATCTTTGTCACCTCGGGCGGGGTCAACCCGACCTCGACCATCCAGGCCCTCGCGCTCTACATCGCCGATCAGATGAAGCAGCGCCTCGCCAATTTGTTCGATTGA
- a CDS encoding thermonuclease family protein, with product MSFRNVFAAARAFALVGFFVLSGFLASSEPASALTGTATVRDGNSIQLGDATYRLDGVDAPELDQVCIDDHADPWTCGIEARDQLAKLIGKRTVRCDDVGPEKSFGKRHRAICTAEGDKSTLNEQLIKLGFAVAREPIKANVKPVAAEAKTAAVGIWKGCFVAPQDFRAGKKDGALLGAACRQDRDKEIRAVLFPEELTMPPSCSIKGKLAVRARVTGNIGIYHLRGCPSYPATTKPDRWFCSEDDAQAAGFRKAYNCRRPK from the coding sequence ATGTCCTTCCGAAATGTCTTTGCCGCAGCCCGCGCTTTTGCGCTCGTTGGGTTTTTCGTCTTGTCCGGATTCCTGGCCTCCTCCGAGCCGGCTTCCGCGCTGACTGGGACCGCGACCGTCCGCGACGGCAACTCCATCCAGCTTGGCGACGCCACCTATCGGCTCGACGGCGTCGACGCGCCCGAGCTGGACCAGGTCTGTATCGACGATCACGCCGATCCCTGGACCTGCGGCATCGAGGCGCGCGACCAGTTGGCCAAGCTGATCGGCAAGCGGACGGTGCGCTGTGACGATGTCGGGCCGGAGAAGAGTTTTGGCAAGCGGCACCGGGCGATCTGCACGGCCGAGGGCGACAAATCGACTTTGAACGAACAGCTGATCAAGCTCGGCTTTGCCGTCGCGCGGGAGCCGATCAAGGCGAACGTCAAGCCGGTTGCGGCCGAAGCCAAGACAGCCGCCGTCGGGATCTGGAAGGGCTGCTTTGTTGCGCCGCAAGACTTCCGCGCCGGCAAGAAGGACGGCGCGCTGCTGGGCGCTGCCTGCCGCCAGGACCGAGACAAGGAAATCCGCGCCGTGCTGTTCCCCGAGGAGCTGACGATGCCGCCGAGCTGCAGCATCAAGGGCAAGCTTGCAGTGCGCGCCCGCGTCACCGGCAATATCGGCATCTATCACCTGCGGGGCTGCCCGAGCTACCCGGCGACGACCAAGCCGGACCGCTGGTTCTGCTCCGAGGACGACGCCCAGGCAGCCGGCTTTCGCAAGGCCTATAATTGCCGCCGGCCAAAGTGA
- the cyoD gene encoding cytochrome o ubiquinol oxidase subunit IV, giving the protein MSDQTHVRTDHDLAPGEEEQHSIGTRILGYVVGLVLALLLTATSFFIAGTDLVWQPSIPVALIVLAIAQMGVHLVFFLHITTGPDNTNNVLALAFGLFVVFLVIGGSVWIMANLNANMAPMDHIMRVH; this is encoded by the coding sequence ATGAGCGATCAGACCCACGTGCGCACCGACCATGACCTCGCGCCAGGCGAGGAAGAGCAGCACAGCATCGGCACCCGCATCCTCGGCTATGTCGTCGGCCTCGTCCTGGCGTTGCTGCTCACCGCGACGTCGTTCTTCATCGCGGGCACGGATCTCGTCTGGCAACCCTCCATCCCTGTCGCGCTGATCGTGCTCGCGATCGCGCAGATGGGGGTGCATTTGGTGTTCTTCCTGCACATCACCACCGGCCCCGACAACACCAACAACGTGCTGGCGCTCGCCTTCGGCCTTTTCGTCGTTTTCCTCGTGATCGGAGGGAGCGTCTGGATCATGGCTAATCTGAATGCCAACATGGCGCCGATGGACCACATCATGCGGGTGCACTGA
- a CDS encoding cytochrome (ubi)quinol oxidase subunit III, protein MALTATAGHAHADPHHVGLVIEHPGPASKRIVTAYGFWIFLLSDIVMFSCFFAAYAVLSGQTAGGPKGSEIFEQKNVAIETVCLLLSSFTCGMASIAADVRNRFWFYLSMTATCVLGLIFLVLEFREFADLIERGYGPSRSAFLTAFFSLVGCHGLHVSAGVLWLLTMMAQVFAKGFRADILRRMLCFALFWHALDIIWVAVFSVVYLLGSGV, encoded by the coding sequence ATGGCGCTCACCGCGACTGCCGGCCACGCGCATGCCGATCCCCATCATGTCGGGCTCGTCATCGAGCATCCCGGACCTGCGTCGAAGCGGATCGTGACCGCCTACGGGTTCTGGATATTCCTGCTCTCGGACATCGTGATGTTCTCCTGCTTCTTCGCCGCCTATGCCGTGCTGTCTGGCCAGACTGCAGGCGGCCCGAAGGGCTCTGAGATATTCGAGCAGAAGAACGTCGCGATCGAGACGGTCTGCCTGCTCTTGTCGAGCTTCACCTGCGGCATGGCCAGCATCGCCGCCGATGTGCGCAACCGGTTCTGGTTCTATCTCAGCATGACCGCGACCTGTGTGCTCGGGTTGATCTTTCTCGTCCTCGAGTTCCGCGAGTTCGCCGATCTCATCGAGCGCGGCTACGGCCCGTCGCGCAGCGCGTTCCTGACTGCGTTCTTTTCGCTGGTCGGCTGCCACGGCCTGCACGTTTCCGCCGGTGTGCTGTGGCTGCTCACCATGATGGCCCAGGTCTTCGCAAAGGGCTTTCGAGCCGACATCCTGCGCCGGATGCTGTGCTTTGCGCTGTTCTGGCACGCGCTCGACATCATCTGGGTGGCGGTGTTCTCCGTCGTTTACTTGCTTGGGAGTGGCGTATGA
- the cyoB gene encoding cytochrome o ubiquinol oxidase subunit I: MLGKLDWSAIPFDQPIPLIAGAVVLVAILGVLAWVVVKGHLPYLWNEWITSVDHKRIGVMYVLLASVMLLRGGSDAIMMRIQQAVAYQSQGYLPPEHYNQIFSAHGTIMIFFVAMPFVIGLMNLIVPLQLGVRDVAFPTLNSVGFWLTATGALLVNISLVVGEFARTGWLAFPPLSELSYSPGVGVDYYAWSLQISGVGTLVAGINLVTTVLKLRTRGMNYLRMPMFCWTTLASNLLIVAAFPILTATLAMLLLDRYLGFHFFTNEAGGNVMMFMNLIWAWGHPEVYILVLPAFGIFSEVVSTFSGKALFGYRSMVLATMAICVISFMVWLHHFFTMGAGPNVNAIFGIASMIIAVPTGVKIYNWLFTMYGGRIRFATPMLWAIGFMVTFIIGGLTGVLLAVPPADFILHNSMFLVAHFHNVIIGGVLFGVFAGLEYWFPKAFGFRLDERWGKAGFWFTFVGFFITFMPLYIVGLLGMTRRMQHYDVAAWRPWMIVAAVGVAVLTIGVICQVVQLVVSVRNREALRDRTGDPWDGRSLEWATSSPPPVFNFAFNPDVRGEDTYWEMKARAKEQSLDADRPEYQDIEMPRNSPTGFVCAFFATIMGFALIWHIWWMVILGGLGAWATFVVFAWRDHDEYVIPAEQVAAIDRVNIEERRSLVSMAGAI, encoded by the coding sequence ATGCTCGGTAAGCTCGATTGGTCGGCCATTCCATTCGATCAACCGATACCGCTCATCGCAGGCGCGGTGGTGCTGGTCGCAATCCTGGGCGTGCTGGCCTGGGTCGTGGTGAAGGGCCATCTGCCCTACCTCTGGAACGAATGGATCACCAGCGTCGATCACAAGCGCATCGGCGTCATGTATGTGCTGCTGGCCTCAGTGATGCTGCTGCGCGGCGGCAGCGACGCCATCATGATGCGGATCCAGCAGGCCGTCGCCTACCAGTCGCAGGGCTATCTGCCGCCCGAGCACTACAATCAGATCTTCTCGGCGCACGGCACCATCATGATCTTCTTCGTGGCCATGCCGTTCGTGATCGGACTGATGAACCTGATCGTGCCACTGCAACTCGGGGTGCGCGACGTCGCGTTTCCGACGCTGAATTCGGTCGGCTTCTGGCTGACGGCGACGGGCGCGCTGCTGGTCAATATCTCGCTCGTGGTCGGCGAGTTCGCCCGCACCGGCTGGCTCGCCTTTCCGCCGCTGTCGGAGTTGTCCTACTCGCCCGGCGTCGGCGTCGACTATTACGCCTGGTCGCTTCAAATCTCCGGCGTCGGGACACTGGTGGCCGGCATCAATCTGGTCACGACGGTGCTGAAGCTGCGCACCAGGGGCATGAATTATCTGCGCATGCCGATGTTCTGCTGGACCACGCTGGCCTCGAACCTTCTCATCGTCGCAGCTTTTCCGATCCTCACTGCCACGTTGGCGATGCTCTTGCTCGACCGCTACCTCGGCTTCCATTTCTTCACCAACGAGGCCGGCGGCAACGTCATGATGTTCATGAACCTGATCTGGGCCTGGGGGCATCCGGAGGTCTACATCCTCGTGCTGCCCGCCTTCGGCATCTTCTCCGAAGTGGTCTCGACCTTCTCCGGCAAGGCGCTGTTCGGCTATCGCTCGATGGTGCTCGCCACCATGGCGATCTGCGTCATCTCCTTCATGGTCTGGCTGCATCACTTCTTCACGATGGGGGCGGGGCCAAACGTCAACGCCATCTTCGGCATCGCCAGCATGATCATCGCGGTGCCGACAGGCGTGAAGATCTACAATTGGCTGTTCACGATGTATGGCGGCCGCATCCGCTTTGCGACCCCGATGCTGTGGGCAATCGGGTTCATGGTGACGTTCATCATCGGCGGATTGACGGGCGTGCTGCTCGCGGTGCCGCCGGCCGACTTCATCCTCCACAACAGCATGTTCCTGGTGGCGCATTTCCACAACGTCATCATCGGCGGCGTGCTGTTCGGGGTCTTCGCCGGCCTCGAATACTGGTTTCCGAAGGCATTCGGTTTCCGCCTCGACGAACGCTGGGGCAAGGCCGGGTTCTGGTTCACTTTCGTCGGCTTTTTCATCACCTTCATGCCGCTCTACATCGTCGGCTTGCTCGGCATGACGCGGCGGATGCAGCATTACGACGTCGCTGCGTGGCGGCCCTGGATGATCGTTGCGGCGGTCGGCGTGGCGGTGCTGACGATCGGCGTGATCTGTCAGGTCGTGCAGCTCGTCGTCAGCGTCCGCAACCGCGAGGCCTTGCGCGATCGTACCGGCGATCCCTGGGACGGGCGCTCGCTGGAATGGGCGACCTCATCGCCGCCGCCGGTGTTCAATTTCGCGTTCAATCCCGACGTGCGAGGCGAGGACACCTATTGGGAGATGAAGGCCCGTGCCAAAGAGCAATCGCTCGATGCTGACCGACCGGAGTATCAGGACATCGAGATGCCCCGGAATTCCCCGACCGGCTTCGTCTGCGCTTTCTTCGCCACGATCATGGGCTTTGCGTTGATCTGGCACATCTGGTGGATGGTGATCCTCGGCGGCTTGGGCGCGTGGGCGACCTTCGTCGTGTTCGCCTGGCGGGATCACGACGAATACGTCATCCCGGCCGAGCAGGTTGCGGCGATAGACCGCGTCAATATCGAGGAGCGGCGCAGCCTCGTCAGCATGGCGGGGGCAATCTGA
- a CDS encoding cytochrome ubiquinol oxidase subunit II, whose amino-acid sequence MNLLDPQGPVAAANSTILVDSVFIMLVIVVPTIFAILAFAFWFRASNTRARYQPDFVYSGRIEMVVWAIPALTVILLGGVAWIGSHQLDPAAPVPGTGSPVRIQAVSLDWKWLFIYPDQRIATVNSLTVPAGAELNFQLTSSSVMNTFFIPQLGSMIYTMNGMVTKLNLRADNEGKLQGLSAHFSGDGFPDMMFDVNVVSPLAFPDWVAATAKSDAVLNEDSYKKLMQQGIEKGRPTYRLEDPRLFDLIATQHIPPGPGPELISDAGRPHSGGHDAR is encoded by the coding sequence ATGAATCTGCTCGATCCGCAAGGACCCGTAGCTGCGGCCAACAGCACCATCCTGGTCGACTCCGTCTTCATCATGCTCGTGATCGTGGTGCCGACCATTTTCGCGATTTTGGCCTTTGCGTTCTGGTTTCGCGCTTCCAATACCAGGGCGCGCTACCAGCCTGACTTCGTCTATTCCGGCCGTATCGAGATGGTGGTGTGGGCTATTCCGGCGCTCACCGTCATCCTGCTCGGCGGCGTCGCCTGGATCGGCTCGCACCAGCTCGATCCCGCCGCGCCCGTGCCGGGCACCGGCAGCCCGGTGCGAATCCAGGCTGTCTCTCTCGACTGGAAATGGCTGTTCATCTATCCGGATCAGCGCATCGCCACCGTCAACTCGCTGACGGTGCCGGCCGGTGCCGAGCTGAATTTCCAGCTGACGTCATCGAGCGTGATGAACACGTTCTTCATCCCGCAGCTCGGCAGCATGATCTACACCATGAACGGCATGGTGACGAAGCTGAACCTGCGCGCCGACAACGAAGGCAAGCTGCAGGGATTGTCGGCGCATTTCTCCGGCGACGGTTTTCCGGACATGATGTTCGACGTCAACGTAGTCTCGCCGCTCGCGTTTCCCGATTGGGTCGCGGCCACGGCAAAGTCTGACGCCGTGCTGAATGAGGACAGCTACAAGAAGCTGATGCAGCAGGGCATCGAGAAGGGCAGGCCGACCTATCGTCTCGAAGACCCGCGCCTGTTCGACCTGATCGCGACGCAGCACATTCCACCGGGGCCAGGGCCGGAGTTGATCTCCGATGCCGGCCGTCCGCACAGCGGAGGCCACGATGCTCGGTAA
- a CDS encoding SDR family NAD(P)-dependent oxidoreductase, translating to MRLKDKVAIVVGAGQSPGEGMGNGRATALTFAREGARVLCVDHHLESAQETVAMITAKQGTAATFKADVTKAADIKAMVADAQSRWGRIDVLHNNVGVSLSGGDAELLQLTEEAFDRVVAINLKSCILAAKEVVPIMRTQRSGAIINISSMAAITTYPYVAYKATKSAMIAFTEQLAYQNAEYGIRANVILPGLMNTPMAVDTRAREWSKTRAEVEAERDSKVPLRKKMGTGWDVANAALFLASDEAGFITGVTLPVDGGASVRRG from the coding sequence ATGCGCTTGAAGGACAAGGTCGCGATCGTCGTCGGAGCCGGCCAGAGCCCCGGCGAAGGGATGGGCAACGGCCGCGCCACCGCGCTGACCTTCGCGCGCGAAGGCGCGAGGGTCCTGTGCGTCGATCATCATCTGGAGTCGGCCCAGGAAACGGTTGCGATGATCACGGCAAAGCAAGGAACGGCCGCGACGTTCAAAGCCGATGTGACCAAAGCTGCCGACATCAAGGCAATGGTGGCGGACGCGCAGTCGCGCTGGGGCCGCATCGACGTGCTGCACAACAATGTCGGCGTCAGCCTGTCCGGCGGCGATGCGGAGCTGCTTCAACTGACCGAAGAGGCGTTCGACCGCGTGGTCGCCATCAATCTCAAGAGCTGCATTCTCGCGGCAAAAGAAGTTGTCCCGATCATGCGGACGCAGCGCAGTGGCGCCATCATCAACATCTCTTCGATGGCCGCGATTACGACCTATCCTTACGTCGCCTACAAGGCGACGAAATCGGCGATGATTGCGTTTACCGAACAGCTCGCCTACCAGAACGCCGAGTACGGCATCCGGGCCAACGTCATCCTGCCCGGCCTGATGAATACGCCGATGGCGGTCGATACCCGTGCCCGCGAATGGTCCAAGACCCGCGCCGAGGTCGAAGCCGAACGAGACAGCAAGGTGCCGCTGCGCAAGAAAATGGGCACCGGATGGGATGTCGCCAATGCCGCACTATTCCTGGCGTCGGACGAAGCGGGCTTCATCACCGGCGTGACATTGCCGGTGGACGGCGGGGCGAGCGTGAGGCGGGGGTAG